A single window of Nasonia vitripennis strain AsymCx chromosome 4, Nvit_psr_1.1, whole genome shotgun sequence DNA harbors:
- the LOC100115568 gene encoding cadherin-89D isoform X1, translating into MLRTESGFLKSGAVLALLITLTILPHLTTGCQFYPVGEYLKFVRVAENLRVGVEILTLEAHPRNHLTIMPVDKEEDSKYFAYKDVNKTHVSVVLAQSLEDLVDADAPRNLLKFRLGCDYSDGSDSLVSSHLSVTVYVEDVNDHAPQFVDAPYHVTVDELTPTGLTIFRGIHAFDKDKPNTPNSDVHYAIIKGNEQGKFSLESGHRTALILRKPLDYDIGDREYVLIISANDRGTPPKSTNTTITITVVDNDDLDPKFTQEVYRTEIFEFYPMPSHPIHKEIEFATPIRAIDQDRDIDVPVLYDIISGNERGLFHLDPRNGTLFLDRAIDLDAERNLPGNTFVLQIHASQIDNPLKVASARVEVEVLDLNDNLPEFEVDFYNISIVENLPNGFSVLQVIAYDRDQGVNGEFTYELNDPSGAFSVDPISGWLTVQDQSVLDREQKSFLQMKVLAVEKQPSVVKPYNGSSSVEVEVTLLDANDNNPVFVPGNLLELVAQSDFKVGTILGQVHAVDNDLGTNGLVRYKLQRPGNFTGKMPFAVNSDTGVITVADSPILEGRHAIFIEAADQPANPSERRFSLAVVTIDVFRPEGQGSKAPDFIGAPYEFWVGANVPVGTSVGQIRVNEAVNGNEVVYDLLHSYHEGVPFAVEERSGTITVVDEIERYKQSSYDFEAVVTNEKSLSLVTNVSIHVVDPNDESGIFAKGTTKAPLVFHVRENAAGAFIGHVVPANASDSLKNVHFLIANQQDVAEIAITDTGVLYTPTGLNREKRQNYSLTAIAESPRGVGVFQVMIIVDDEDDNAPIFSASAYEGRISENSQTGTEVIMTNHVSARDPDEDSSFMFTLRGEGSDLFRIDRNTGRVFFIGNATELLDREEKPLYNLQIVAGERKKKSSNVSLTIHVDDENDNPPSFVQMVILPDQGIRVSKDKTDKDPAPTQLTSVTNSDYRSPLLYVPENVTIGIPIIRLVARDPDDGKNAEITYNILSEIGGRTSFDSKTKSSSVVKRYFVMDSRSGEISVAGALPAETDIVLEIAARDHGGLMDNVTIRVHAFDVNDHAPVFKQSWYLFDVPEGNFKRFEMGRFEATDADFGDNANITYELVPTNLDNSVKFEVSRYQGTFSLGGNLDRETRDLYNFKVIAKDGGKIKMSSSVDIEIHVQDVNDNPPRFYGFQEMGRLPSNLVDVYRKDSKQVLVPIYYASVPENSQVGTIVTKIHANDSDFAGNGNGVILFDIPHVRGQMQYFSIDNKEGLVTTVGNLDYETQNVHNLTIVASDLGSPSLTSTALLIVRILDVDEGPDEPKRPVFQHRYYEVEVEENSPVPMRILDLNVSDNNKDEQIRYSIILDEGDGREHFSLDPKNGSLFLLTSPDREVRDRYELKVRVDKVKTSRGMPVMIYPVVGKRLNGLGPNEAKIILKVKDVNDNAPRFKTNGRPILAVLPTSAYYGYNVIKVEAEDPDEGANGQVRYQILGGREQDSPKFAIDPVSGQVQAAGNFARDAGRVFGFDVKATDRAGAEDGRSSIANVFVYVLDDNKQLVMIMGKKPGEIEPEIENITSALQNVTGLDVRVRKVEPHTEKNLIDISSSDMYLYAVDPNLNVMIDTDTLQNVFQSKKSEIKRELERYKLLDIAGSKQRKSSQHYLLSTLEVAVVVLGCVVFVGALVTALCVTCVRRNKRRQRYGSSVFHMGAPVGFALAEPGAGSTLRKPSLFPSYVGGLHHYDPAASFSGEMRQHSFCEHEPNCVRFHSCSNTSTAGNGGGKRGVRRTTAGLETSATSLHSSGQDSGIVAGGLRPCHCSNSSSPSSGESSKSVFYRNSQNGYEDSLKSLQHQQQQQRRSRHGHDLRSGNNNNGNGSNSNNPHSSQLSHKRHRFHSFTNLESIYQPEPNSGGSAGLQCDRRFQTMMLDQKQRHSNNAFNSSTAIYSTVHRRTFSEAENLNNITETVIQERPQPPRSLGSIGTLPSSGGDGTTSFLHGKGKAMLAGVASATGGVATMLRSPPDGERIIYARPRRNFT; encoded by the exons GTCTAACAATTTTTAGGGGAATTCATGCTTTTGACAAAGATAAACCTAATACTCCAAATAGCGATGTACATTATGCAATAATAAAGGGTAATGAGCAAGGTAAATTCTCTCTAGAATCAGGGCACAGGACTGCTTTGATTCTTAGGAAGCCATTGGATTACGACATTGGCGATAGAGAATACGTCCTTATCATAAGTGCAAAT GATCGCGGCACACCACCAAAGAGTACGAATACGACTATTACAATAACAGTAGTCGACAATGATGATTTGGATCCTAAATTTACCCAGGAAGTTTATCGTACGGAGATTTTCGAATTCTATCCGATGCCA AGTCATCCGATTCATAAGGAAATCGAATTCGCGACGCCAATCCGCGCGATAGACCAGGACCGAGATATAGACGTGCCAGTGCTCTACGACATCATATCCGGCAACGAGCGCGGGCTCTTCCATCTGGACCCCCGCAACGGCACACTCTTCCTGGATCGAGCGATCGACCTTGACGCCGAGCGTAATCTGCCCGGCAACACGTTTGTCCTGCAGATTCACGCCAGCCAGATCGACAATCCCCTCAAGGTCGCCAGCGCTAGAGTCGAGGTTGAGGTCCTCGATCTCAACGACAATCTGCCAGAATTCGAGGTCGACTTCTACAACATTAGCATTGTCGAAAACCTGCCCAATGGTTTCAGCGTCCTTCAG GTAATAGCCTACGATCGCGATCAAGGCGTAAACGGTGAATTTACGTACGAGCTGAACGATCCATCAGGCGCGTTCTCCGTCGATCCGATATCTGGATGGCTCACGGTACAGGACCAAAGCGTCCTCGACCGCGAGCAAAAGTCCTTCCTCCAGATGAAGGTCCTGGCCGTGGAAAAGCAGCCGAGCGTCGTCAAACCTTACAACGGCTCCTCCTCGGTCGAAGTCGAGGTGACGCTACTCGACGCCAATGACAACAATCCAGTATTCGTGCCCGGAAACTTACTCGAACTTGTAGCGCAGAGCGACTTCAAAGTGGGCACGATTCTCGGACAG GTTCACGCAGTCGACAACGACTTGGGTACCAACGGTTTAGTGCGCTACAAGCTGCAGCGGCCAGGCAACTTCACCGGTAAGATGCCCTTTGCCGTGAATTCAGATACCGGAGTAATAACCGTGGCCGACAGCCCGATTCTCGAGGGTCGCCACGCAATCTTCATTGAGGCAGCGGATCAGCCTGCCAACCCCAGCGAGAGACGATTCTCCCTCGCTGTGGTCACCATAGATGTCTTCAGACCTGAAG GCCAAGGATCGAAGGCTCCTGACTTCATAGGGGCACCGTATGAGTTCTGGGTCGGAGCCAACGTACCGGTTGGCACCAGCGTTGGTCAAATCAGAGTGAACGAGGCTGTTAATGGAAATGAGGTGGTCTACGATCTTCTGCACAGCTACCATGAGGGAG TACCGTTTGCTGTGGAGGAACGCTCGGGTACAATAACTGTGGTGGACGAGATCGAGCGTTACAAACAATCGTCTTACGACTTCGAAGCGGTCGTTACGAACGAGAAGAGTCTGAGCCTTGTGACCAACGTTTCCATACACGTGGTCGACCCGAACGACGAAAGCGGCATTTTCGCCAA GGGCACGACGAAGGCGCCGCTGGTGTTCCACGTGAGGGAAAATGCCGCAGGCGCGTTTATCGGACACGTGGTGCCGGCTAACGCCAGCGACAGCCTTAAGAACGTACACTTCCTCATCGCCAACCAGCAGGATGTGGCTGAAATCGCCATAACCGACACCGGGGTACTATACACGCCCACAGGCTTAAACAGAGAGAAGCGCCAGAATTACAGTCTCACCGCTATTGCCGAAAGCCCCCGTGGCGTCGGCGTCTTTCAA GTTATGATAATTGTCGACGACGAAGATGATAACGCTCCTATATTCTCGGCGAGTGCTTACGAAGGACGCATCTCGGAAAATAGTCAGACGGGCACGGAGGTGATTATGACGAATCACGTATCAGCTCGAGACCCAGACGAAGATTCCAGTTTTATGTTTACTCTCAGGGGCGAGGGCAGCGATTTATTCCGGATCGATCGAAACACAGGACGGGTCTTTTTCATCGGTAACGCCACGGAATTACTTGATCGCGAAGAAAAGCCTCTCTACAATCTCCAAATTGTCGCCGGTGAAAGAA AGAAAAAATCGTCAAATGTATCGCTGACAATCCATGTGGATGACGAAAATGACAATCCACCAAGTTTCGTGCAGATGGTTATTTTGCCAGACCAGGGCATTCGCGTTTCCAAAGACAAAACTGATAAAGATCCAGCACCAACGCAGCTCACTTCCGTGACCAATAGCGACTACCGTTCCCCGCTTCTCTACGTTCCGGAAAACGTCACGATCGGAATACCGATAATTCGACTGGTAGCTCGTGATCCCGACGATGGTAAAAATGCTGAGATCACTTACAACATTTTGTCGGAAATCGGTGGACGAACCTCCTTCGATAGCAAAACCAAGTCTAGCTCAGTTGTCAAGCGCTACTTCGTCATGGACTCGAGGTCCGGCGAGATTTCGGTTGCCGGAGCTTTACCTGCTGAAACTGATATCGTGCTTGAAATCGCTGCCAGAGATCATGGCGGACTAATGGATAATGTTACCATACGCGTGCATGCCTTCGATGTCAACGATCACGCGCCGGTGTTCAAACAGTCATGGTACTTATTTGATGTACCCGAAGGAAATTTCAAGAGGTTTGAGATGGGCAGGTTCGAGGCCACTGATGCAGATTTTGGGGACAATGCTAATATCACTTACGAGCTTGTACCTACGAATTTGGATAACAGTGTCAAGTTTGAAGTATCTAg GTACCAGGGGACATTTTCTCTCGGCGGAAATCTTGACAGAGAAACGCGCGACTTGTACAACTTCAAAGTCATTGCAAAAGACGGTGGCAAAATTAAAATGTCTTCCAGCGTGGACATTGAGATACACGTGCAAGACGTAAACGACAATCCTCCGAGATTCTATGGCTTTCAAGAGATGGGAAGACTGCCGAGCAATTTGGTTGATGTTTATAGAAAGGATTCGAAGCAGGTACTGGTGCCTATCTATTACGCCTCGGTACCGGAGAATAGTCAAGTAGGAACGATTGTTACCAAAATTCATGCCAACGACTCTGACTTTGCTGGAAATGGAAATGGAGTTATTCTCTTTGACATACCGCACGTTAGGGGGCAGATGCAGTACTTCTCTATCGACAATAAGGAAGGACTTGTGACCACCGTTGGAAATCTCGACTACGAAACCCAG AACGTTCATAACTTGACAATCGTTGCGAGCGATCTGGGATCACCAAGTCTGACTTCCACCGCCTTACTAATAGTGCGAATCCTTGACGTAGATGAAGGGCCAGATGAACCAAAACGTCCAGTTTTTCAGCACCGCTACTATGAGGTCGAGGTGGAAGAAAATTCTCCCGTACCGATGAGGATTCTAGATCTAAATGTATCTGATAACAACAAAGACGAGCAGATCCGATATAGCATCATTTTGGACGAGGGCGACGGGCGAGAACACTTCTCTCTCGATCCAAAGAATGGCTCACTGTTTTTGCTAACAAGCCCGGATCGAGAAGTCAGGGATCGCTACGAACTAAAGGTCAGAGTGGACAAAGTCAAGACTTCCAGAGGCATGCCGGTCATGATTTACCCGGTAGTGGGCAAGAGACTAAACGGATTAGGGCCCAACGAGGCGAAGATAATCCTCAAGGTGAAGGATGTGAATGATAACGCGCCTAGATTCAAGACGAATGGCAGGCCCATTCTGGCGGTGCTCCCCACTTCGGCTTATTATGGCTATAACGTAATCAAAGTAGAG GCAGAAGATCCGGACGAGGGCGCAAACGGCCAAGTGCGCTATCAGATACTCGGGGGCCGAGAGCAGGACTCGCCTAAATTCGCCATTGACCCAGTGAGTGGTCAAGTGCAGGCAGCGGGCAACTTCGCCAGGGATGCCGGCAGAGTCTTTGGCTTTGATGTCAAGGCTACCGACAGGGCCGGCGCCGAAGACGGGCGCAGCAGCATCGCCAACGTCTTT GTTTACGTTCTCGATGACAATAAGCAGCTAGTTATGATAATGGGGAAAAAACCAGGAGAAATCGAGCCGGAGATTGAAAATATCACTAG TGCGCTACAAAACGTTACCGGATTAGATGTACGAGTTAGAAAAGTCGAGCCGCACACAGAAAAGAATCTTATTGATATTTCTTC GAGCGACATGTACTTGTATGCTGTAGACCCGAACCTGAATGTCATGATAGACACGGATACCCTCCAAAA CGTTTTCCAGAGCAAAAAGTCGGAAATTAAGCGCGAACTGGAGCGCTACAAGCTACTGGACATAGCGGGCAGCAAGCAGCGCAAGTCGAGCCAGCACTATCTTCTATCGACATTGGAAGTGGCAGTAGTCGTTCTGGGTTGCGTCGTCTTCGTCGGCGCCCTCGTCACAGCTCTCTGCGTCACGTGCGTTCGACGAAATAAACG GCGTCAACGGTATGGCTCGAGCGTGTTTCACATGGGAGCACCGGTTGGCTTCGCTTTGGCGGAGCCCGGCGCGGGCAGCACGCTGCGGAAGCCTTCGCTGTTTCCCTCGTACGTGGGTGGACTCCACCATTACGATCCAGCTGCTTCCTTCTCCGGAGAGATGCGCCAACACAGCTTCTGCGAACACGAGCCTAATTGCGTCCGTTTTCACAG CTGCAGCAATACGAGTACCGCAGGCAACGGCGGTGGGAAGCGTGGTGTACGACGTACTACTGCAGGCCTGGAGACTTCAGCAACGTCGCTACACTCGAGCGGCCAGGATTCGGGCATCGTTGCAGGGGGCCTGCGTCCCTGCCACTGCAGTAACTCTTCCAGTCCCTCCAGTGGCGAAAGTAGCAAGTCAGTCTTTTACCGGAACTCACAAAA CGGCTACGAGGACTCCTTGAAGTCTCtccagcatcagcagcagcagcaacgtcGCTCTCGTCATGGCCACGACCTCAGATCTGGTAACAATAACAATGGCAacggcagcaacagcaacaaccCGCATAGCTCACAACTCTCGCACAAACGACACCGATTCCACTCCTTTACGAATCTCGAATCGATTTATCAACCGGAGCCAAATAGTGGTGGAAGCGCAGGCCTGCAGTGCGATAGGCGATTCCAAACGATGATGCTAGATCAGAAACAGAGGCACAG TAACAACGCATTCAATAGTAGTACAGCCATCTACTCGACAGTTCATCGGCGCACATTCTCGGAAGCTGAAAACCTCAATAATATAACGGAGACTGTGATACAGGAGCGTCCGCAGCCTCCGCGATCGCTTGGCTCGATCGGCACTTTACCAAGCAGTGGCGGTGACGGAACTACGTCTTTTCTCCACGGTAAGGGCAAAGCAATGCTTGCTGGGGTGGCATCGGCGACTGGCGGTGTCGCTACGATGCTCCGCTCGCCCCCGGATGGCGAACGCATCATTTACGCCAGGCCGAGGAGAAACTTCACTTGA
- the LOC100115568 gene encoding cadherin-89D isoform X3, whose amino-acid sequence MLRTESGFLKSGAVLALLITLTILPHLTTGCQFYPVGEYLKFVRVAENLRVGVEILTLEAHPRNHLTIMPVDKEEDSKYFAYKDVNKTHVSVVLAQSLEDLVDADAPRNLLKFRLGCDYSDGSDSLVSSHLSVTVYVEDVNDHAPQFVDAPYHVTVDELTPTGLTIFRGIHAFDKDKPNTPNSDVHYAIIKGNEQGKFSLESGHRTALILRKPLDYDIGDREYVLIISANDRGTPPKSTNTTITITVVDNDDLDPKFTQEVYRTEIFEFYPMPSHPIHKEIEFATPIRAIDQDRDIDVPVLYDIISGNERGLFHLDPRNGTLFLDRAIDLDAERNLPGNTFVLQIHASQIDNPLKVASARVEVEVLDLNDNLPEFEVDFYNISIVENLPNGFSVLQVIAYDRDQGVNGEFTYELNDPSGAFSVDPISGWLTVQDQSVLDREQKSFLQMKVLAVEKQPSVVKPYNGSSSVEVEVTLLDANDNNPVFVPGNLLELVAQSDFKVGTILGQVHAVDNDLGTNGLVRYKLQRPGNFTGKMPFAVNSDTGVITVADSPILEGRHAIFIEAADQPANPSERRFSLAVVTIDVFRPEGQGSKAPDFIGAPYEFWVGANVPVGTSVGQIRVNEAVNGNEVVYDLLHSYHEGVPFAVEERSGTITVVDEIERYKQSSYDFEAVVTNEKSLSLVTNVSIHVVDPNDESGIFAKGTTKAPLVFHVRENAAGAFIGHVVPANASDSLKNVHFLIANQQDVAEIAITDTGVLYTPTGLNREKRQNYSLTAIAESPRGVGVFQVMIIVDDEDDNAPIFSASAYEGRISENSQTGTEVIMTNHVSARDPDEDSSFMFTLRGEGSDLFRIDRNTGRVFFIGNATELLDREEKPLYNLQIVAGERKKKSSNVSLTIHVDDENDNPPSFVQMVILPDQGIRVSKDKTDKDPAPTQLTSVTNSDYRSPLLYVPENVTIGIPIIRLVARDPDDGKNAEITYNILSEIGGRTSFDSKTKSSSVVKRYFVMDSRSGEISVAGALPAETDIVLEIAARDHGGLMDNVTIRVHAFDVNDHAPVFKQSWYLFDVPEGNFKRFEMGRFEATDADFGDNANITYELVPTNLDNSVKFEVSRYQGTFSLGGNLDRETRDLYNFKVIAKDGGKIKMSSSVDIEIHVQDVNDNPPRFYGFQEMGRLPSNLVDVYRKDSKQVLVPIYYASVPENSQVGTIVTKIHANDSDFAGNGNGVILFDIPHVRGQMQYFSIDNKEGLVTTVGNLDYETQNVHNLTIVASDLGSPSLTSTALLIVRILDVDEGPDEPKRPVFQHRYYEVEVEENSPVPMRILDLNVSDNNKDEQIRYSIILDEGDGREHFSLDPKNGSLFLLTSPDREVRDRYELKVRVDKVKTSRGMPVMIYPVVGKRLNGLGPNEAKIILKVKDVNDNAPRFKTNGRPILAVLPTSAYYGYNVIKVEAEDPDEGANGQVRYQILGGREQDSPKFAIDPVSGQVQAAGNFARDAGRVFGFDVKATDRAGAEDGRSSIANVFVYVLDDNKQLVMIMGKKPGEIEPEIENITSALQNVTGLDVRVRKVEPHTEKNLIDISSSDMYLYAVDPNLNVMIDTDTLQNVFQSKKSEIKRELERYKLLDIAGSKQRKSSQHYLLSTLEVAVVVLGCVVFVGALVTALCVTCVRRNKRANSNISVVPRAVYDFRGESSFL is encoded by the exons GTCTAACAATTTTTAGGGGAATTCATGCTTTTGACAAAGATAAACCTAATACTCCAAATAGCGATGTACATTATGCAATAATAAAGGGTAATGAGCAAGGTAAATTCTCTCTAGAATCAGGGCACAGGACTGCTTTGATTCTTAGGAAGCCATTGGATTACGACATTGGCGATAGAGAATACGTCCTTATCATAAGTGCAAAT GATCGCGGCACACCACCAAAGAGTACGAATACGACTATTACAATAACAGTAGTCGACAATGATGATTTGGATCCTAAATTTACCCAGGAAGTTTATCGTACGGAGATTTTCGAATTCTATCCGATGCCA AGTCATCCGATTCATAAGGAAATCGAATTCGCGACGCCAATCCGCGCGATAGACCAGGACCGAGATATAGACGTGCCAGTGCTCTACGACATCATATCCGGCAACGAGCGCGGGCTCTTCCATCTGGACCCCCGCAACGGCACACTCTTCCTGGATCGAGCGATCGACCTTGACGCCGAGCGTAATCTGCCCGGCAACACGTTTGTCCTGCAGATTCACGCCAGCCAGATCGACAATCCCCTCAAGGTCGCCAGCGCTAGAGTCGAGGTTGAGGTCCTCGATCTCAACGACAATCTGCCAGAATTCGAGGTCGACTTCTACAACATTAGCATTGTCGAAAACCTGCCCAATGGTTTCAGCGTCCTTCAG GTAATAGCCTACGATCGCGATCAAGGCGTAAACGGTGAATTTACGTACGAGCTGAACGATCCATCAGGCGCGTTCTCCGTCGATCCGATATCTGGATGGCTCACGGTACAGGACCAAAGCGTCCTCGACCGCGAGCAAAAGTCCTTCCTCCAGATGAAGGTCCTGGCCGTGGAAAAGCAGCCGAGCGTCGTCAAACCTTACAACGGCTCCTCCTCGGTCGAAGTCGAGGTGACGCTACTCGACGCCAATGACAACAATCCAGTATTCGTGCCCGGAAACTTACTCGAACTTGTAGCGCAGAGCGACTTCAAAGTGGGCACGATTCTCGGACAG GTTCACGCAGTCGACAACGACTTGGGTACCAACGGTTTAGTGCGCTACAAGCTGCAGCGGCCAGGCAACTTCACCGGTAAGATGCCCTTTGCCGTGAATTCAGATACCGGAGTAATAACCGTGGCCGACAGCCCGATTCTCGAGGGTCGCCACGCAATCTTCATTGAGGCAGCGGATCAGCCTGCCAACCCCAGCGAGAGACGATTCTCCCTCGCTGTGGTCACCATAGATGTCTTCAGACCTGAAG GCCAAGGATCGAAGGCTCCTGACTTCATAGGGGCACCGTATGAGTTCTGGGTCGGAGCCAACGTACCGGTTGGCACCAGCGTTGGTCAAATCAGAGTGAACGAGGCTGTTAATGGAAATGAGGTGGTCTACGATCTTCTGCACAGCTACCATGAGGGAG TACCGTTTGCTGTGGAGGAACGCTCGGGTACAATAACTGTGGTGGACGAGATCGAGCGTTACAAACAATCGTCTTACGACTTCGAAGCGGTCGTTACGAACGAGAAGAGTCTGAGCCTTGTGACCAACGTTTCCATACACGTGGTCGACCCGAACGACGAAAGCGGCATTTTCGCCAA GGGCACGACGAAGGCGCCGCTGGTGTTCCACGTGAGGGAAAATGCCGCAGGCGCGTTTATCGGACACGTGGTGCCGGCTAACGCCAGCGACAGCCTTAAGAACGTACACTTCCTCATCGCCAACCAGCAGGATGTGGCTGAAATCGCCATAACCGACACCGGGGTACTATACACGCCCACAGGCTTAAACAGAGAGAAGCGCCAGAATTACAGTCTCACCGCTATTGCCGAAAGCCCCCGTGGCGTCGGCGTCTTTCAA GTTATGATAATTGTCGACGACGAAGATGATAACGCTCCTATATTCTCGGCGAGTGCTTACGAAGGACGCATCTCGGAAAATAGTCAGACGGGCACGGAGGTGATTATGACGAATCACGTATCAGCTCGAGACCCAGACGAAGATTCCAGTTTTATGTTTACTCTCAGGGGCGAGGGCAGCGATTTATTCCGGATCGATCGAAACACAGGACGGGTCTTTTTCATCGGTAACGCCACGGAATTACTTGATCGCGAAGAAAAGCCTCTCTACAATCTCCAAATTGTCGCCGGTGAAAGAA AGAAAAAATCGTCAAATGTATCGCTGACAATCCATGTGGATGACGAAAATGACAATCCACCAAGTTTCGTGCAGATGGTTATTTTGCCAGACCAGGGCATTCGCGTTTCCAAAGACAAAACTGATAAAGATCCAGCACCAACGCAGCTCACTTCCGTGACCAATAGCGACTACCGTTCCCCGCTTCTCTACGTTCCGGAAAACGTCACGATCGGAATACCGATAATTCGACTGGTAGCTCGTGATCCCGACGATGGTAAAAATGCTGAGATCACTTACAACATTTTGTCGGAAATCGGTGGACGAACCTCCTTCGATAGCAAAACCAAGTCTAGCTCAGTTGTCAAGCGCTACTTCGTCATGGACTCGAGGTCCGGCGAGATTTCGGTTGCCGGAGCTTTACCTGCTGAAACTGATATCGTGCTTGAAATCGCTGCCAGAGATCATGGCGGACTAATGGATAATGTTACCATACGCGTGCATGCCTTCGATGTCAACGATCACGCGCCGGTGTTCAAACAGTCATGGTACTTATTTGATGTACCCGAAGGAAATTTCAAGAGGTTTGAGATGGGCAGGTTCGAGGCCACTGATGCAGATTTTGGGGACAATGCTAATATCACTTACGAGCTTGTACCTACGAATTTGGATAACAGTGTCAAGTTTGAAGTATCTAg GTACCAGGGGACATTTTCTCTCGGCGGAAATCTTGACAGAGAAACGCGCGACTTGTACAACTTCAAAGTCATTGCAAAAGACGGTGGCAAAATTAAAATGTCTTCCAGCGTGGACATTGAGATACACGTGCAAGACGTAAACGACAATCCTCCGAGATTCTATGGCTTTCAAGAGATGGGAAGACTGCCGAGCAATTTGGTTGATGTTTATAGAAAGGATTCGAAGCAGGTACTGGTGCCTATCTATTACGCCTCGGTACCGGAGAATAGTCAAGTAGGAACGATTGTTACCAAAATTCATGCCAACGACTCTGACTTTGCTGGAAATGGAAATGGAGTTATTCTCTTTGACATACCGCACGTTAGGGGGCAGATGCAGTACTTCTCTATCGACAATAAGGAAGGACTTGTGACCACCGTTGGAAATCTCGACTACGAAACCCAG AACGTTCATAACTTGACAATCGTTGCGAGCGATCTGGGATCACCAAGTCTGACTTCCACCGCCTTACTAATAGTGCGAATCCTTGACGTAGATGAAGGGCCAGATGAACCAAAACGTCCAGTTTTTCAGCACCGCTACTATGAGGTCGAGGTGGAAGAAAATTCTCCCGTACCGATGAGGATTCTAGATCTAAATGTATCTGATAACAACAAAGACGAGCAGATCCGATATAGCATCATTTTGGACGAGGGCGACGGGCGAGAACACTTCTCTCTCGATCCAAAGAATGGCTCACTGTTTTTGCTAACAAGCCCGGATCGAGAAGTCAGGGATCGCTACGAACTAAAGGTCAGAGTGGACAAAGTCAAGACTTCCAGAGGCATGCCGGTCATGATTTACCCGGTAGTGGGCAAGAGACTAAACGGATTAGGGCCCAACGAGGCGAAGATAATCCTCAAGGTGAAGGATGTGAATGATAACGCGCCTAGATTCAAGACGAATGGCAGGCCCATTCTGGCGGTGCTCCCCACTTCGGCTTATTATGGCTATAACGTAATCAAAGTAGAG GCAGAAGATCCGGACGAGGGCGCAAACGGCCAAGTGCGCTATCAGATACTCGGGGGCCGAGAGCAGGACTCGCCTAAATTCGCCATTGACCCAGTGAGTGGTCAAGTGCAGGCAGCGGGCAACTTCGCCAGGGATGCCGGCAGAGTCTTTGGCTTTGATGTCAAGGCTACCGACAGGGCCGGCGCCGAAGACGGGCGCAGCAGCATCGCCAACGTCTTT GTTTACGTTCTCGATGACAATAAGCAGCTAGTTATGATAATGGGGAAAAAACCAGGAGAAATCGAGCCGGAGATTGAAAATATCACTAG TGCGCTACAAAACGTTACCGGATTAGATGTACGAGTTAGAAAAGTCGAGCCGCACACAGAAAAGAATCTTATTGATATTTCTTC GAGCGACATGTACTTGTATGCTGTAGACCCGAACCTGAATGTCATGATAGACACGGATACCCTCCAAAA CGTTTTCCAGAGCAAAAAGTCGGAAATTAAGCGCGAACTGGAGCGCTACAAGCTACTGGACATAGCGGGCAGCAAGCAGCGCAAGTCGAGCCAGCACTATCTTCTATCGACATTGGAAGTGGCAGTAGTCGTTCTGGGTTGCGTCGTCTTCGTCGGCGCCCTCGTCACAGCTCTCTGCGTCACGTGCGTTCGACGAAATAAACG GGCTAACAGTAACATCAGTGTTGTTCCTCGCGCAGTGTACGACTTCCGAGGAGAATCATCCTTTTTATGA